TCCCTATTTGTATGCCTTAACATGTGCGCCTGCAAAAGCTCCATCCAATGCGGTTTCATCCATTTTAGAGTAAATGTCACCTAGGTTTTTGGATTCTGCAATATCTTTAATTACATCCTTAGTGTAGATGTTTACAGGGGTGATCTCAATCTCTTTAAATCCAACCTTTTTCAGGATTCTTTTGTAATCCTCTACGGTTAATGCACCGGAAATACAGCCCACCCACATCTGAATACTCTCTCTTATTTCATCTGATACCTCTTTTAATTGAACGATATCCGCTATAGCAAGCCTTCCGCCCTTTTTCAATACCCGGTAAGCCTCTCCCAATGCATCTTCCTTGTTTTCGCTCAAATTAATTACGCAATTCGAAGTAACTACATCAACCGTTTCATCCTGCAAGGGAATATCCTCAATATACCCTTTGATGAATTCCACATTTTTCGCACCGCTTTTTTTCTTATTCTGATTTGCTAATTCCAGCATTTCATCCGTCATATCCAGCCCATAGACTTTTCCAGTTTCCCCTACATATTTTGAGGAAATCAGGACATCAATACCTCCACCGCTGCCTAAGTCAAGGACAGTTTCTCCTGGTTGTGAATTTGCAAGCACGAGGGGATTGGCGCACCCTAAAGAAGCATTAATCGCCTCAATGGGTATCCCCGCTGTGAAATCTTCAGAATAAAGAATGGACTCTTTTGCAGTATCGCCGCAGCAAGATGTTCCGCATCCGCAGGATGCCTTTGCATTTTCGCTTACCTTTTTCGCAATGGCACCATAATACGTTTTGATTTCATCCTGAATACTCTTTTCCATAAAAGATTACCTCCCTGTATTAGTTTTTCTAATAATTTGAATCTCTTAGCAACATTTGTTGCTTTCGACCGCATTTGTGAGAAGTTGTAAGCTCTCCATCACTTGGCTTCTTTTGTTTTCCGGAATTGAGTTGAAGATGCTCTTATAATACCCATTCATACTTTCTTCGATATTCTTGAATACGTTTCTGCCATTTTCAGTTAACTGAATAATTACATACCGTCTGTTTTCCGAATCTAAGTCCCGGAGAACCAAATCTGATTCCACCAGATTATTGATTGTCCGGCTCATTGTACTTTTATCCAATCCCAACAATCCAGCGAGATCAACTAATGAAATCTTTCCTTTTCGTCCAATTTCAACGACGGCATGGCACTGCGTAATTGTAACTCCACAACAAGAGGCATCGCTTTTTTCTAAAATGCCTAAATCTCTGACAAGTATCCGAATCAACTCTCGCAAGGTTTCACTTCCTTGGTTAATCATATCATCACCTCGGAATCATAATAACATACAACAGTTGCATTTTGCAACAGTTATTTTTTATTTTAGCAGACTATGAAAGAGAGGGTCTACCAACTCTTTCGTCATTTATTTTTCATATTTTTTTATTAACATCCCTAAACTTTTCTCAAAGGCTCTTTCAACACTTTTATGGTATCAGCAATAATCCGGATTTTATGCTCATTATAGTCCCTGATTATCTTCCAGCACATGGGAGGACTGTCGTTAATACTGTAAGCAGTACCTTCTTGACCACACTGGCTTTTTGATTGCAGTTTATGATGATACCATTACCTACTTGGAGCCAGCGGCACAGCTCATTGCATATGCCAGGAAAAAAGGGGAATCATCACGATCCATCCGGATACTGCGACAATTCCCCCATTACGATAAAAGTGGAACTCTGACGATCTATCCCCTATTATTCTTTTTCTGATGTTATTTTTTACTTAGAGTGAGAAGTTCCCCTTGATGGTCCACCATGACCCCTCCCTTGGACCATGAATAGAACAGACCTTCCCCTTGGCGGCAAGGTCATATTTTTTCTGGCTCAGTCGGAATTTCTCTGCGCCAGATAAAACATGTTGCTACTCTTACCGCCATTTTCCCTCCACCTTTGCTCCTTACGGATACGGCCGCTCTTTTCCAGGTCGGCAAGGGCACGTTTGACGGTACTTCGGGACAGTTTCATTTCTCTGGCGATGGTACCAATCGCCGGGTAGCATTTACCGTCCTTATCACAGCGGTCACGCAGATACATATATACCGCCACAGCCCGGTGCGGCAGCTCCGAGGAATACAGGGATGTATAATAGCCCATAGCTTCACCTCCTTATAGACTCCTGCTTTTGTTCAAACGGATCGAGATTGATCGCAGGCGCGGGCGTATGAAGCATCCCGCCTGATGGAGCCACCTCCCCCACAGCTTCCTCCGGAACATCCTCACAGGCGGCATTGCGGCGAATTATTTCTTCTTCCACTTTGCGCCGGTCGGCATATTGTACCTGCCGAGCAGACTGTTCGGCAATCTCATAGGGCTTGCCGAAGGTAATGCCCCAATCCAAAAACAGCTTTAAACGAGTACGCATGGGATAGGCTCCGGTCTTGGTGACGATAAAGTGGCCTTTGGGCATGGACTTGAGCTCATCCGCTGTCATTAGCGGGCGCTCGATCATCTGCAGACTCTGGCTGGGATCGTTTTTTCCCCGGCTGACAGAGCCGCTCATGATAGTCTTATTCCCCATGGCTTTCGACAAAATCTGCGCCGACTCACTGTTAGGTGCAAACCCGCCAAACACCGTGTCCTGGCAATTGTCGACTATAATGGCGGAACCCTCCCGACCATAGTTTTTTTCCAACTGAGCGAAGGATTGTATAATCGCCACTATGGACACCCGCCGCGAACGAGAGGCGCTGAACATCATCTCTGCAGACTCAATTTTTGGTATGGTTCCTATCTCATCTAAAAACATCATGACCCGGTTGGGGAGTTTCCCGCCGTGCTCGTCCGCCACTGACAGGATCTCTCTATAGAGCTGCTGGACGATCAGCGATATGATGAAATACTTCGTGTTATCTTCCTCCGGCATGACCAGGAAGATGGCGCTTTTTTTCGTGCAGAACTTCTCTGCGTCGATGGCCGTATCAAAACACATGATCTGTTCCAGTTCGGAATCCAGAAAAGCGTTGAGCCGGGACAGCGCCGTGGACAGAACACTCTGCATGGCCTGCTCTGCGGAATTGAGGGCCGCTCCTGCGAACCATTTGGTTTTATGATCATCCGGCAGGTGCGCCAAGAGCAGTTGGAACAGCGTCCGGCCCTTGACCCCGCTGGGCGCCAGCAGATCCTGAATGAGCTTGAATACCGATACGATATGGCGCTTCTGTGGCTCACAATATTCCGCAATGAGCAGGATGACGGACGTCAGGAGACCTTCTGCTGCATCGTAGAAGAAAGCATTCTGTCCTGCAGCCGCGGAATCAAAGCCGCCGGAGGTGATGATGGTCTTTGCGGTGATCTTGGCATATTTCTCTGCTCTGGCCTTGTAGGAGAGGTTCTGCGGATTGGCAAGATATAAGTCCATGTACCGGTTGACGAGATGAAGCAGGTTGTTTCCGTCCGAGCGGGTGGGGTTTCTCAGGTCGATGACGGCCACATCGTAGCCGTAGTGGTCTTTTGCGATGCCGGCGTAATTGCGGTAGAGGTCCCCCTTGGTGTCGGTCGTGACAAAGCTCATGCCGCAGGCGCAGGCGTATTCCAGATTGGGATAGAGAAAGTTGGCGGTCTTGCCGACGCCTGCGGCGCCAATCATCAGACAATGGATATCATCATCGTCTATCAGCGCGTAGCCGTGGGGAGCTGTTTTGTCAAACAGCGAGGCTCCCCGCCAGCCGACGATCAGTCCCTGGGCTTTTGGAAGGTTTTCTCCCTTGCGCCATTTCTCCGGCTCATAGCGTATTTCGGTATAAGTCTTTTGGATTTCTTTTTTTGTCGCCCATCGCGCCGTACCATGTTGACCGTCGCCCACGGTTTTGGACTTTATGCCGTTCAGCGTGTAGTAGTGCGCCAGAAGCGATAAAAAGCCGATGACGCCGAACATAGTCAGCGCCACCGCAATCAATGTGATTATTTGGGATGTTTGCAAAGAGATTCCTCCTTTACATGGTCATAGTAAAATTTTCGGCTTGCTCCTGTACCGGGCGCTGAGAGGGTGCTTCCAGTGCAAGGAACATCTGAGCCTTCACACAATCCAACGCAAGCTTCAAATAGGAATTCAGAAGTGCTTTTTGCTCGTCCAGCGTACGGATTCCGCTTGCCTGAGATTGCTGGGTTACCGCCTTTATATCTGTCCGGATATCCTCCGCTCTTGTGCGCATAAAACCCCGATCCTGATGTGGTTTGTATTCCGATTGGAGCCAGGTGACCACCTGTTCCATAAGAACCGGCCTCTCCATCTGCCTACAAAGTTTCTGTATGGAAAGCAGAACGCCAGCCGCTGTGAGCTGCAGCTGCAAGCTGATGTGCTCTGTGTTCTGAGCGGTCAGCTTTCCAGCTGCAAGCAGGGGCTTGAGCTTTTCGAATTGTTCCGTCAGCATGGCAGAGGCATCCTTTTGGGCCGAATTGAACTCACAGATATCTAGTAGCTGGGAACACATTTGTGGCAGCAGCTCCAGCTTCGGATGCTCCCCCGCAGGAATGGGTGTAATCCCATGCTTTGCCTTGAGATCCTCGTTCCAATCCTTAAATTCCGATTGTAAAACTTCGATTTCCATATAGGCAGGATCGTAGTATCCATGCTCACACAGAATGTCTTTTAATCTTCCGGTCGCTTCAATACCGGCCTCGTCATGGTCCAGGCACAAAACCGGGGTTTTGAGATGGGGATTCAGCTCCAGCTGACGGAGCATTGCGTGTTCCGACACACCGTCCAGCGTGACATAGCTGTGGTCTTTCCAGTCCTTCAAATGCAGGGTAATAAAAGACAGCATATCCACTGGTGCCTCAAACACATAGAGGGTGTCGCTTTTTCCGATCCAGTGGAAGCTGTATTTCGGGTCGCTGCCCTCCACGTTGCCCTTATAGGGTTCTCCCTTGGTGTAGGTACCACGCTTGTGGGCATGCCGTGGAACCCCGTTTTCATCCAGCCCTGTGAATACCGCATTGTGATATTCCTTATCCTCGTAGATCAGTTTTTCGTGCGCAAAGTGCGACAGCACCTCATGGCTGATAAACCGTTGCTTGATCAGATAGGCAAACACCCGGCGCATGTCCGGATTAGCCTCTGGCAGCGCAAAGGCTTTGCGGGGAGGCGGAGCGCTCTTGACAGTCTGATTCCACTCCACACCGGACTCGCCGCCGAGGAGAAACTGTACCGCCTCGGGGAAGCTGAGGTCATAGAACTGCTGCACAAAATCAATGGCGTGACCGCCTTCCTTTCTGGAATGCCGGAACCATTGGCTTCCGCGCACAGTCACACTGTCATACCGTTTCCACCGCCACTCCCGCCCGGCGCGGGTAAGCTGCTCACCCTGCCGCTGGAGGAAGTCCACCAGATCCACCGAGTTGGCCCGTTGTTTTTGCTCATCGGTAAAATGAATATACGCCATATAAAATCACCTCCTTTGTCAGCGCTTGCGTTTCCCGCAGCGCCGAAAAAAGGCCACCCGCTGATGAACGGATGGCCTGTACGACAGATGATTGAGTTTTGCGGAAAGCGGTTCTTTTTTCTGTAGCTGTTTTGTATATTGTTTCTGCATGGAAACCCTCCCTTTCGTTAATAGGTTTGCTTGAGTTCGTGATCGTCCGGGGCGTGACCCTGGGCAATCTTTTTCTGTCTGAGTTTGCGGCGCAGTTTGCTGTCCACCTGCATACCGGGACCTCCGGGGAGCTTTCGCTGTTCTTCATGAAAAATCCGGCTTAAGTGATGCAGAAGTCTTGTCGCCGCAAGAAAAAGAGACGGATCACGGAAGGAGTCCAGATGGTCGAGAAAAAACTGTGCATAGATGTTTCCCTGTTCTGCTGACAGGGTAAGCCACCGGATAGCTGCTTCCCGGTCATGGGGTACATCTCTGCCCATAAGGTACAATTTACCGGTGGCATATTGTGCGTACTGATTGCCTTGCTCCGCGGATGCGGTCAGCCATCGGATCGCAGATGCCACATCTTTGGGAACATCCTCTCCCGACAGATACAGCTTGCCAAGCCTATACTGCGCATACTGGTTGCCTTGCTCTGCGGATGCAGTCAGCCATTTCACAGCGGATGCCACATCCTTGGGGACATCCTCTCCCGACAGGTAGAGCTTGCTGAGCTGATACTGAGCGAATGAATTGTTCTGCACTGCTGCCTTCGTGAACAGTTCCACCGCCTTTGGAATGTTTTTCGGAATAACCTCACCGGAAAGATACAATTTTGCTAATGCATACTGTGCAAACTGATTTCTTAGGTCTGAGGAAAGCGTCAGCCATTTCATGGCGGACTCCACGTCTTTGGGGACAGCCTCATCCAGCAGGTAAATCTTGCCGAGAGCATATGCCGCATAGGAATTGTCCTGCTCCGCCGAGAGGGTGAACAAAGAAATAGCTTTCTGTATGTCTTTCTCAACATGGCTCCCGTCCCGGTAGAGCTTCCCGAGGGCGTATTGCGCCAGGTCATTGCCGTTTTCTGCGGCTTTCGTCAGCCATAGAATGGCTTGCTCTATATTCTCATGGCCGCTTTCCGTATCCAGATAGATTTTACCGAGCATGTACTGTGCATGAACGTTGCCGAGGCGGGCAGCCTTTTCAAAATACCCGATGGCTGCTTCCACATCTTTTTCCGTCCCTGTCCCGGTGTAGAGCATGTGTCCCAGGCGGTACTGGAGTTTATCATCGTGACTCTGTTCCTCCAGACTTTGAAAACCGTAAAAGGCTTCCTCGAAGTGCAGCTCCGCATCTTCTGCATTCTTTACGGTACCTACACCGTCCCGGTACATTTTCGCCAGCTCATAATCGGCATACGGCACACGCTGTCTGGCAGACCTGCGGTACAAATCGAAGGCGGTTTCAAAGCTCTGTTCCACGCCCTGTCCCCGGTAATACAATCCGGCAAGGGAGTATTGGGCATATTTGTGGTTTTGCGAGGCCGCCAGTTCAAACCAGCCGGCCGCTTCCTCGTAGTCCTGCGGTGTGCCAAGCCCCGCCGCGTACATTTTACCTATGCGATATTCCACATAGCGGTGCTTTTTCTCCGCTTCGATATCCTGAAATACGTTAAGAGCCTTGTGATACCAGCCGAATGCAGTATCGGCATCCATCTCCACACCGAGTCCATCTGCATACATCCTGCCGAGGTCATGCATGGCGAGGGCGTTGTTTGCTTCCGCTTCCTCCAAAAATAAGCGGAGGGCCTGCTCAAAGTCCGGCTCCGTGTCATCGCTACCATAGAGAAACGTGCGGGCCTCCTTGTAGCGGTCACTCCATTCGATATGGGGCTTGCCGGAAGCATTCTCATTGGATTCCGGGCGGGATGAATGCTCCGAAACAGAAGGCGGCATATCCTCGCCATCTTCCAACGGTTCCTCAATGGCCGGCGGTTGACTTTCCTCCGGCATCACGGAATCGGATTCTTCGTTTGCGGATTCCGCTTCTTCCTTTAATAATTGGTCTGCACTCTCATCGTCCTCAAAAGTAAAATGATGACTGCCGATGTTCATGGCTTCCGCGATCACCATATTTTTGAGGTTCTTAAACTCTTTCTGCTGTGAGAGAGGCAGCGGATCGGGGAGCTTATCCTTGTAGGTTCGAAGCACTTCATTGCGAAGCTCCTGCCACTTGGCGTAGGCTTCCGCTACCCGTGTATCCTTTGCCAACTCATCCACGATCTGATTGACGATGGCTTTTAAGGGTGCTTTAAGATAGCCGTACTGCTTTCTCCCAGCGGTGTGCTTCAGGCGCTCTGCAAGTTGTGACAGCAGATCCTCCACAGCAGTATTCTCACAGGCTCCCGACTGCATTTGCACCAGGATATCCTGCAGCGCATCCCGGCTCTGTTCGGTAAGCGCATTCCTTTGAACGGTCTGGTCGGAATAAATCTGAATGAGATCCTGCTGAAAGATTTCCCTTGCCAGGCCGCTCCGCATATTATCAATGGCAGACTTGCTGACATACCCTTTACGGGGATCGGCCGAATAAACAATCATATGGCAATGGGGATGATGCCCTTCGTTGTGAAAGGCCGCATACCAGCGCAGGTTTTCCGGAGCAATCTTCATTTGCTCGGCAAACACATTCCGCTGCTTGCGCAACAGTGCCATCCACGCAGCGGCGTTATCATAACCCAGCCGTGCGGCGTCCTCCCGCTGCAGAGAAATAATTGGCGTCCACACGTTTCCGGTGTGACTGCCGACTTCCTCTGCGACCTTTGACAGCACCAGCGGAGCATCCTCATCGGAAAACAGTCCGTGCGCTCCCAGCTTCTCCGCGCGGGGACGGGTGGCAATGTAATTGACATAAACCTCCTGATGGGCCAGCTGATCCAGGTTCTGATCCAATGCGGCGGTGATGAATTCCGAAGCGTTTTCCACGGTCGGCTGTTTCAGGTAATCTTCGTACTCAAATAAATCAGCCGTGTCGGGAAACTGCGAGAGAACGTTTGCCATGAGCTCCTTCTGCTTTTTTGAAGCGGGCAGTTTCCGGTTGCCCGGAGGGATTTTTTCCACGCCCTCCCGTGTCGCAATGTAGGTCACCAGATTTTCCAGATGCTCCGCGGCGTTTTTGATATACCTGCACTTGAAGATTATCCGCGGCATGGTTACTCACCCTTCTGGAATTTCGCCACATCCTCGAAGGTGACCGATCCAACGGATTTTTTCACATCCCCGATGCACTTGCCGCGTAAGCGCCGCAGGGTGTCCTCATCGAAATCCGCATTGGAGGCGAGGATGTTCATCATCATGGACATCTCCACAGTCAACTTGAAAATGAGACGCGCCATACGGTTTTCCAGGCTGTCCACCATGCCGGTCATGGCCGAGGTGATCGCAGCGGGGAGAAAACGCACACCTTCCTCCGCTGAGATATAGCCGCAGTAAAACTTGATTGCTTTTTCAATGAATTCACTCTGGCTCTGGCAATTGTCACGCTTGTACCAGTCCATCACAAGCTTTCGTGTTTCGGGGTACATCCATAAGGGAAATTTCTTTTTATTCTCGTTTTCTGTAGCCATCGAATTACCTTCCTTTCTGTTAAAAAGGGCTGCAACCCCTACTGCAGCTCTCCTTAAGTTCTTGATTTACGGTGCTTTCCAAGCGTTTCTCTGCACTTTGACCCCGAAGCCGACCCCAGGTGGTATAATCTGACCCCGGTGCAAAACGTTCCCCGCCCCGCATTGCGGGGCGGGGTGAGCCGGAGTGGGGGCGCTCTGCGACCCCGCTCCTTTAACCCGCATCGTTTTCGACCCCATGGTTCAGCCCTCTTTCGGTAGGGTTTTAGGTTTCTGCGAAGGGCGCTTTTTCTCTTTTCCCAAGCTCCTTCACAAAGCCCTTACACGGCGCATTGCCCGTCTTCAGGTGTTACGGTGCCACTCCTGCCGTCAAAAGCCGACACAGGGGCACACGGGCGGCAACAGCTGGCTGTCATTGCGGCAACTAAAATAAGCCCGGATATCTCCGGGTTGACAGTGTCATGTGGCCGGTTATGCCAGTCTTTTCGCGGCGGGCCGGTTGGAGTCGGCACCTTATTCCTCCAGTCCCAGGTATTCTGCCATAAACTGCTCACTTTGCAGGATTATTTGTTAGTACCCACAGCGCGAACAACAGAGATAAAAATACAATCGTATGCCGACTTTCTTAGCAACCTTTTTCTTTGCTTCACAGGTGCATTTCAGGAGCCTGAACAGGGTAGTCCTGAGAGGGCTCGCCTGTAAGCAGATACCAGTTCCCATCGATCTCATTGTAATTGCAGTTTTCGACAATCTGGTCCTTCAATTCCTCCCAGGGGATTGGAATTTCCGTACCCCGCACACCCGCATGAGCGGATAATTCGGTCAATGGTAGATTGGGTGAGATAGTAACATAACCGCCGGGTGACATTATCTGGATCATGTCGTGAGGATGTTCCTGCACAAACTGTTCCAGCGTAATCGGTTCTTTCATGAAGCATCGCCTCCTTTCTGGCTGTCGATATATTCTCGTACTTCGGCTGGAACATGTTTTTCATACAAAGCTTTGAGGGAAGCCTCCAGTCCGGCCTCTAGCGCTGTTTCATCGGGCATGCATTGCCGGAGAGCGCACAACTTCCCGGTATCATACTGAATTTGAATGGTTGACATTTTCAAGATAGGTTCACTCCTTTCTGCTTTTCTCAGAGGAAAGTGAGCCATGTTGGTGCATTTTCCGACCCTCCGTCATAGCGACGGCAGGAAAGTGAGCCAACATGGTTACAATTCCTCCAGCGCATGGATCAGGCTGCCGGGAAGATCGGACAACTGAACACCGGTATCCGTTTTCCCCGGCAGCGTGGTTGGCGATGGCAACTTGGCACTTTGCAGTTCATCCCGGACTGCCTGCCGGACGATCTGTTCCAGGTTCTCCGTCTGATGTGCCGTCAGGATACTGTTGACCACATACTCGGTGCGCTGCCGGCTGGCCTGCTGCGCAAACAGCGCTTCCGCTTCCCGATGCCTTGGGCTGTCCATATCGAAGGAAAGATAATATCGTTTTCGCTCGGCCATAGGCTCACCCCATCAGGAGCTTGTAGCCATCTGCGTTGGCGAACCGGTTCAGCACCGCCACCGTATTCAGGCCGCTCCCGTGCAACATGGGTTCAAGCAGTTCAGCGCCGCCGCCCGCGAACACCGTGGGGAGCCTCAGATCCAGTCCGCGCTCCCGCAGGGCGTTGAACAGTTCCTTGCAGTAAACTGCCACAGCCTGCTCCACCACAGTTTCAATCAATTTGCTGTCGGCATGTTGGATCTCCCCGCGGATGGCATCGGTGATGAGTTCATCCGACAGGAGGATGTCACTGCGCTGGAGCGTATCCTGAATCCGGCTGTACAGGGTGATGGTACCCATGCGCAGGCTGGCACAGCTCGACCTGTCCAGACGGAAGTCATGGAGCGTGAGGATATCCACCGTATAGCCGCCGATGTCCACCAGAGTGATGCTCCGGTAATCCTTCAGCTGCGGGTAATAGCGGCACAGCGCCGCATGCCCCTGGGCGAACACCTTGCACTCTTCAATATGGCAGCGGTAGAATGTTCCCTCGAACCGAAACGAGATATTGTCACGCAGGAAATACCTACGGAATGCTTCCTTCTGCATACCGTAACTGTCAATGGGCAGTCCCACGCCAAGGACGATTTCCGCGTTGGTGGTTCCTGCTTTTTTCATGGCATCCGCGATAGCCGGCAGTGTCAAAAGAAAAGCGTCCGGCTCCCTGGTCTTATCCTGTTGGAAGCGCATACGGCGTTCCCCGATGGCATAATATCTGCCCTCAAAAAAGAGCTGCATCTCCGGCGTGATGAATTCCTTGTCGCTTGCCGCATAGCCGGAGGCATAAAGCATCCCCTCCGAGGATTTGGTGTTGTAATTTCCGTTATCTATACCAAGTCGAATCATTTTCAGCACCTCCTTTTTCTTTTCTGCGATTTACATGCTCATAGTCATGCCCGGAGTTTCTTCTTCGCCGGGGCCTTCTGCTTCGGTCTGCGCTTCCGGAGAAGGAGGTATTTCAGGCGCAGCCTGCTCCCGCTGACGGCGGGTCTGACGCGCTGGACGTTCTCTGGAGGCAGGAGTCTGTTCAGCCTCCGATGCCTGCTCCTGTGCAGGAGTCTGTTCCATGCGGCTCTCCACGTACTCTCTTACTTGAGTGGGAACTACCTTCTCATAGGTCTTGTCGAGGTAATCCTTCAACTCCTGCTCAATGGTCTGTTCCTTTTTCTCCATGAAAAAACGGAGGGCATCCAGCCGCTCCGAAGGGAAAAGGACTTTTAATTCAGTCGTACTCATATTTTTTCCTCCTTATAATTTCAGGGTCATACCGGGTTCATCCGGCTCCGGTCTAACCCAGGTTTCATAATCTTCATTGGGGCAATCCCCAGCCAACATCAGAGAAAAATCAGCGAGACGCTGGGGATCTACTCCTGCGCATTCCGCCTGAATACCATAAATACCATGAAACACACGCACCACCTGTGTATTCAAAACATCGCCCCATTCCTGTTTTCCGGCATCGGTTAGGGTGTCGGAAGCCAGGTATACGATGGTGGCCGGCTCCATGTCCACCTCATGATGAACAAGGTGGAAATCCTCAATAGGTACCCTGATTAAATCTTTTAAGCGAAACACATCGTCGGGAATTCCGGAGGAGAGCTTTTCTTTCTCGTCGAGATTCGGACAGTAATCGAGATAGAAGGTCATGTCATAGCCATCCTCCATCGGTTCCACTTCCGCCATCTCCGGTCTTGCTTCCATGATGGAAAGCAGCATAGCACCGATACCGTTGTCAAAGTTAAGGGTGGCATCGTACTGCTCTTTGATCTCATCAAAATAAACAGCCCATGTGCCATTGGAGGTATTCTGTGTACCATCCCTGATGATCTGGTCTGCGAGCTTACCCAACCGAACCGTGATAAAATCTCTTGCCCCCGGCAGGAGGCTGGCATACCTGGCATAGTCATATCCTTCACTCTGAATAAGAACACCCTCGGAATTATTTTTTTCCAACACCAGTAAACAATGATTCAGGCCGTTTCCATCCATCAGCATGAAGTCCGCACTCTCTGCAATAAAGCCGGTATCCCGGAGCAGATTGTTTTTGAACTGCCGGTATTCTTCTTCCGACAATTCCACAATTTTTTCAATCACACAGTCCCTTACGGGGAATTCATTGGTCTTTCTTTCAAAGACTGCCTGTAAATTCAGCATATTGTTCTCCTTCCTTTTCCTGCCTATGGCAGATAGTTTCTTGGATTTTTTGCTGTACCGTTTACTCTCACCTCAAAGTGCAGGTGGTTTCCGGTGCTCTTTCCGGTGGAACCCACCCTTGCGATGACATCTCCGGCCTTTACGGTCTGCCCCTCGCTGACCAGAATCTCTGAACAATGACCATATAGCGTGACCAGCCCGCCGCCGTTATCGATGGTCAGGTGATAACCATATCCTGTAGTTCCATAGCTCACGGTTTCCACTGTGCCGTCTTTAGCTGCCCGGATTGCCGTGCCCTTAGCAGCGCCAAGGTCAATACCGTCATGTCCGGCCCATTCTCCTGTGACGGGGTCAGTTCTGCCGCCGAATTCCGAAGTTACCATGGACCGCCAACCGCTCCCAAGCGGAGAGACAAATCCACTTGCGGATGCTGTTTTAGACGCTTCGGCATATGGCCTTGCGTACAGAACCTGTTTATCCGCATCGAACAGGCTACGGTATACTTACTTGCCACGGGAGGATGATGCGTCCACCACCATACCGTCCCCGGCGTAAATCCCCACATGCGTAATATTGAGATATCGTCCGTTTACCTTGTGGCTCCAGAACACGAGATCCCCCGGAGCCAGGTCTGATTTGGAGATGGTCAGGCCGTTATCCACGCAATATTTGCCCTGCGCAGCGGCGGTGCCGGGGAGCTTGACTCCCAGCTGGCGGTACACCGATTGCACCAGATAGCTGCAATCGGTGTAATCGCCAGAACCTCGAAGCTCCTGGGAATACGGATCTCCCAGACGGTCCAGGGCAATCTGAACAGCCTCAGAGCCTGTTTCGCCCACCGGCAGGTCGTAGAACAGATCCGCCAGCTGCTCCGGTGTCCAATCCGACCACTGGTCAAAACTATCGCCTTCTCCCGGCGCTCCTGTTCCATACAGCGCCCTATAGTAGATTTCTGAGGCGTTGGCCTTATTCTCATAGGTAATCTCCCGGCCAAGGGTACTTTCAAGATTTGCATAGATTTCAGGCAGGGAGTCAATCGGAACAGCCACGGTATACGTTTCTTCGGTTTCATTACCGTCTGCATCCGTCACGGTGCGGGTGCGTT
This region of Clostridium sp. BNL1100 genomic DNA includes:
- a CDS encoding DUF6103 family protein translates to MAHFPLRKAERSEPILKMSTIQIQYDTGKLCALRQCMPDETALEAGLEASLKALYEKHVPAEVREYIDSQKGGDAS
- a CDS encoding DUF6103 family protein translates to MSTTELKVLFPSERLDALRFFMEKKEQTIEQELKDYLDKTYEKVVPTQVREYVESRMEQTPAQEQASEAEQTPASRERPARQTRRQREQAAPEIPPSPEAQTEAEGPGEEETPGMTMSM
- the mobP3 gene encoding MobP3 family relaxase, whose translation is MPRIIFKCRYIKNAAEHLENLVTYIATREGVEKIPPGNRKLPASKKQKELMANVLSQFPDTADLFEYEDYLKQPTVENASEFITAALDQNLDQLAHQEVYVNYIATRPRAEKLGAHGLFSDEDAPLVLSKVAEEVGSHTGNVWTPIISLQREDAARLGYDNAAAWMALLRKQRNVFAEQMKIAPENLRWYAAFHNEGHHPHCHMIVYSADPRKGYVSKSAIDNMRSGLAREIFQQDLIQIYSDQTVQRNALTEQSRDALQDILVQMQSGACENTAVEDLLSQLAERLKHTAGRKQYGYLKAPLKAIVNQIVDELAKDTRVAEAYAKWQELRNEVLRTYKDKLPDPLPLSQQKEFKNLKNMVIAEAMNIGSHHFTFEDDESADQLLKEEAESANEESDSVMPEESQPPAIEEPLEDGEDMPPSVSEHSSRPESNENASGKPHIEWSDRYKEARTFLYGSDDTEPDFEQALRLFLEEAEANNALAMHDLGRMYADGLGVEMDADTAFGWYHKALNVFQDIEAEKKHRYVEYRIGKMYAAGLGTPQDYEEAAGWFELAASQNHKYAQYSLAGLYYRGQGVEQSFETAFDLYRRSARQRVPYADYELAKMYRDGVGTVKNAEDAELHFEEAFYGFQSLEEQSHDDKLQYRLGHMLYTGTGTEKDVEAAIGYFEKAARLGNVHAQYMLGKIYLDTESGHENIEQAILWLTKAAENGNDLAQYALGKLYRDGSHVEKDIQKAISLFTLSAEQDNSYAAYALGKIYLLDEAVPKDVESAMKWLTLSSDLRNQFAQYALAKLYLSGEVIPKNIPKAVELFTKAAVQNNSFAQYQLSKLYLSGEDVPKDVASAVKWLTASAEQGNQYAQYRLGKLYLSGEDVPKDVASAIRWLTASAEQGNQYAQYATGKLYLMGRDVPHDREAAIRWLTLSAEQGNIYAQFFLDHLDSFRDPSLFLAATRLLHHLSRIFHEEQRKLPGGPGMQVDSKLRRKLRQKKIAQGHAPDDHELKQTY
- a CDS encoding ParM/StbA family protein, giving the protein MIRLGIDNGNYNTKSSEGMLYASGYAASDKEFITPEMQLFFEGRYYAIGERRMRFQQDKTREPDAFLLTLPAIADAMKKAGTTNAEIVLGVGLPIDSYGMQKEAFRRYFLRDNISFRFEGTFYRCHIEECKVFAQGHAALCRYYPQLKDYRSITLVDIGGYTVDILTLHDFRLDRSSCASLRMGTITLYSRIQDTLQRSDILLSDELITDAIRGEIQHADSKLIETVVEQAVAVYCKELFNALRERGLDLRLPTVFAGGGAELLEPMLHGSGLNTVAVLNRFANADGYKLLMG
- a CDS encoding DUF6329 domain-containing protein, encoding MLNLQAVFERKTNEFPVRDCVIEKIVELSEEEYRQFKNNLLRDTGFIAESADFMLMDGNGLNHCLLVLEKNNSEGVLIQSEGYDYARYASLLPGARDFITVRLGKLADQIIRDGTQNTSNGTWAVYFDEIKEQYDATLNFDNGIGAMLLSIMEARPEMAEVEPMEDGYDMTFYLDYCPNLDEKEKLSSGIPDDVFRLKDLIRVPIEDFHLVHHEVDMEPATIVYLASDTLTDAGKQEWGDVLNTQVVRVFHGIYGIQAECAGVDPQRLADFSLMLAGDCPNEDYETWVRPEPDEPGMTLKL